A region from the bacterium genome encodes:
- a CDS encoding class II aldolase/adducin family protein: protein MAHDARPADEIVRVGRLLCERRYVVAGEGNLSVRLGPGRYLVTPAGAAKGDLAPGDLVEVDDDGRPSGPGRPSSEWRLHAEIYRRRPDVSAVCHAHPPHATAYACARRALPATILPEAVLLLGGEVPLAPYATPGTDEVAASIRSLIAHHQALLLSNHGVVAVGGSLAEAYRRLETVERVAEVGLAAEKLGGAVRLTPQQVRRLHDAS, encoded by the coding sequence ATGGCACACGACGCCCGACCCGCCGACGAGATCGTCCGGGTCGGGCGTCTGCTTTGCGAACGGCGCTACGTGGTGGCGGGGGAGGGGAACCTGTCGGTGAGGCTCGGCCCGGGGCGCTACCTGGTCACCCCGGCCGGCGCCGCCAAGGGCGATCTCGCCCCGGGCGACCTGGTCGAGGTCGACGACGACGGCCGCCCTTCCGGTCCGGGTCGGCCCAGTTCGGAGTGGCGCCTCCACGCCGAGATCTACCGCCGCCGACCCGATGTCTCGGCTGTCTGCCACGCCCACCCGCCGCACGCGACCGCCTACGCCTGCGCGCGCCGCGCCCTGCCCGCCACGATCCTGCCCGAAGCCGTGCTGCTGCTCGGCGGCGAGGTCCCGCTCGCCCCCTACGCCACCCCCGGCACCGACGAAGTCGCCGCCTCGATCCGGTCGCTCATCGCGCACCACCAGGCGCTCCTGCTGTCGAACCACGGCGTGGTGGCGGTGGGGGGCTCGCTTGCGGAAGCCTACCGGCGGCTCGAGACGGTGGAGAGGGTGGCGGAGGTGGGGTTGGCGGCGGAAAAAC